GTTCGCACATCTGCATCCGGTGCAGGGGGACTCGCTTCACTTCAGCACGACGCTGCCGCCTCTGCCGGCCGGCCACTACCGGTTGTTCGGCGATCTCACGATCGAAACGGGTGCGTCGTTCACGGTGACGAACACGTTCGACGTCGGCAGCTCGGCTTCGAATGGAGCGCCGGCAGATTCCGACGACGCGTGGCTGGAATCGCGGACGCTAGCGCCGGCCAATCGCGGAGCGATCGCGCGTCTCGGGGGCGGCTCGACGTTGACGTGGCTGACGAACGGTCCGATCGTCGCGCGGCGTCCTCTGGATCTGGCCTTCGAAGTGAAAGATTCGGCCGGCCGAGTAGCCGCGCTGCAGCCGTTTCTCGGCATGGCGGCGCACGCCGTCGTGCTCGCGAGCGATGATTCAGTTTTCATTCATCTACACCCGATGGGTACCGTCACCGCGGCCGCGCAGCAGATATTTCAGGCGCGCGACCGCGGCGACACGACCGCGCGCGGCCGTCTTCGCGCCGACGCAGTGATTTCGCCGGCGATGGACATGAGCTACTCGGGCTCGCTGTCCTTTCCATATGAGTTTCCTAAAGCGGGACGCTATCGCATGTGGGTGCAAGTGAAGCGGCAGAACCGAATTCTCACCGGAGCCTTCGACATCGACGTCCGCGGTAGCTCGAATTGAAAGGCGCGCGCCTCTGGCTGTTCGTGGCGATTGCCGTCGCGGCCGCCGCGGGCTGCATTCGCCTCGGCGTCTGGCAGTTGAGCCGACTGCATCAACGCCGCGCGCGAAACGCACTCGTGATCTCGCGGCTCGATTCAGCCGAAGCCGACGTGACTCAGCTTCCGCATGACACGGCCGAAGCCCGTTTTCGTCGCGCGCGCGTCACCGGCGTCGCGGACTACGCGCACGAGCTCATCTACGCGGCGCGGACGCACAATGGATCGCCAGGCGTGAATCTCCTCACGCCGGTTCGCATTCCCGGGCACGATACCGCCGTGCTGGTCAATCGCGGGTGGATCTACGCGCCGGATGGAGCGTCGGTCGACCAAGTGCGGTGGCGCGACACCGCCACGACGTTCAGCGGCTATGCGGAGGAGATTCCGTCCGTGTCGGGAACCGCGTTCGCCTCGAAGCCGAACGTCATTTCACGGCTGGGATACGCGGCCGTGTCGCACGCGCTCCCCTACCCGGTGTCGCCGGTGTACGTCGTGCTGCTCGGCGACTCGGTGATGCGGGCCGACAAGATGGCGCGCCTCACCGTGCCGCCGCTCGAC
The window above is part of the Gemmatimonadaceae bacterium genome. Proteins encoded here:
- a CDS encoding SURF1 family protein encodes the protein MKGARLWLFVAIAVAAAAGCIRLGVWQLSRLHQRRARNALVISRLDSAEADVTQLPHDTAEARFRRARVTGVADYAHELIYAARTHNGSPGVNLLTPVRIPGHDTAVLVNRGWIYAPDGASVDQVRWRDTATTFSGYAEEIPSVSGTAFASKPNVISRLGYAAVSHALPYPVSPVYVVLLGDSVMRADKMARLTVPPLDEGPHMSYAIQWFAFACVALGGAGIVITQSRRERHHQHHGGAFDDNDAPD